In the Phaseolus vulgaris cultivar G19833 chromosome 7, P. vulgaris v2.0, whole genome shotgun sequence genome, one interval contains:
- the LOC137827665 gene encoding LEAF RUST 10 DISEASE-RESISTANCEUS RECEPTOR-LIKE PROTEIN KINASE-like 1.1, translated as MFSVYMFIMVFFVWVGNGSGHKADCPFWFDCGNHGKFGYPFTTVQRQDCGIWPIHGCDDQNPNSGQGVKLKIGPRWIRVRNFEMQMFSTIVYFIEDHLKNLLQSDSCETFSHNISLPPSSPLGYFTINNNITLYKCNRTLQVKTPKTFLRNTSCDYDIFMGPPHSDDVSHNSLASCSMLQLPANGYAISANPFAFLTADIPLLFHPSDECIRCLHARSQCHLDNQRKLHCAPRKNKSPAWKLGLILGIGAGLCTAVTLVLILTLRRCKWKYGGALFRIRSRNTGSDPHENPDMMTDRIFFGVPVFSYKELQESTNNFDRTRKLGEGGFGSVYYGKLEDGREVAVKFLFEHNYRRVQQFLNEIEILTQLRHRNLVSLYGCTSRHSRELLLVYEYVPNGTLAYHLNGRDKLLTWPIRMQIAVETATALAYLHASDIIHRDVKSSNILLDTNFMVKVADFGLSRLLPSDASHVSTAPQGTPGYLDPGYFQNYQLTDKSDVFSFGVVVVELISSLPAVDPGRKNDEINLASVAIKKIQNGKLSELVCQSLGFESDEEVKRMVSSVAELAFLCVQGDRQLRPSMDEVLEALQKIQTGIGECEDVGKREMLVLGSRRLNQ; from the exons ATGTTTTCTGTTTACATGTTCATTATGGTGTTCTTTGTGTGGGTAGGGAATGGAAGTGGGCACAAGGCTGATTGTCCATTCTGGTTTGACTGTGGAAACCATGGGAAGTTTGGTTACCCTTTCACCACGGTACAACGCCAAGACTGTGGCATATGGCCAATCCATGGTTGTGATGATCAGAATCCAAATTCAGGGCAAGGTGTGAAGTTAAAGATTGGACCAAGATGGATTAGGGTTAGAAATTTTGAGATGCAAATGTTTAGTACTATTGTCTACTTCATTGAAGATCATCTCAAGAATCTCCTGCAATCCGATAGTTGTGAGACATTCAGCCACAATATTTCACTCCCTCCTAGCTCTCCCTTAGGTTACTTTACTATCAACAACAACATAACCCTTTACAAGTGTAACCGCACCCTCCAAGTTAAGACCCCCAAAACATTCCTCAGAAATACAAGCTGTGACTATGACATCTTCATGGGGCCTCCACACTCTGATGATGTCTCTCACAACTCTCTAGCTTCCTGTTCAATGCTCCAGCTTCCCGCCAATGGCTATGCAATCTCTGCAAATCCGTTTGCATTCTTAACTGCTGACATTCCCTTGCTGTTCCATCCATCAGATGAGTGCATCCGGTGTTTGCATGCCAGAAGCCAATGCCACCTCGACAACCAACGAAAACTTCATTGCGCCCCAAG GAAGAACAAAAGTCCAGCTTGGAAGCTAGGATTAATATTAG GTATAGGTGCTGGACTATGCACTGCAGTAACATTGGTGTTGATCCTCACATTACGGCGCTGCAAATGGAAATACGGTGGTGCACTATTCCGAATCCGATCAAGAAACACTGGTTCTGATCCTCACGAGAATCCCGACATGATGACAGATAGGATCTTCTTTGGAGTGCCCGTCTTCTCTTATAAGGAGCTTCAAGAATCAACTAACAATTTTGACCGCACCAGAAAGCTAGGGGAGGGAGGATTTGGAAGCGTTTACTATG gTAAACTCGAAGATGGAAGGGAAGTTGCAGTGAAATTCTTGTTCGAGCACAACTACAGGAGAGTGCAACAATTTCTGAACGAAATTGAGATACTCACTCAGTTGCGACACAGGAACCTCGTCTCCCTCTACGGTTGCACTTCGCGTCACAGCCGTGAGTTACTGCTAGTGTACGAATACGTCCCAAACGGCACTCTTGCTTACCATCTCAACGGAAGGGACAAGTTGCTGACGTGGCCGATTCGGATGCAAATTGCGGTGGAGACCGCCACTGCGTTGGCTTATCTCCACGCTTCCGACATCATTCACCGTGACGTGAAAAGCAGCAACATTCTACTCGACACAAATTTTATGGTTAAGGTGGCCGATTTTGGTCTTTCGAGGTTGCTTCCGAgcgatgcaagccacgtgtcaaCCGCTCCGCAGGGGACTCCGGGGTACCTTGACCCTGGGTATTTCCAGAACTACCAGCTGACGGACAAGAGTGATGTGTTTAGCTTTGGGGTTGTGGTTGTTGAGCTGATATCGTCGTTGCCTGCGGTTGATCCCGGCCGGAAAAATGATGAGATAAACTTGGCGAGTGTTGCCATAAAGAAGATTCAAAATGGGAAACTCAGTGAGCTGGTGTGCCAATCGCTTGGTTTTGAGTCGGACGAAGAAGTGAAAAGGATGGTGAGTTCAGTGGCGGAATTGGCCTTCCTGTGCGTGCAAGGAGACAGGCAATTAAGACCTTCCATGGATGAAGTATTGGAAGCACTGCAGAAAATTCAAACTGGGATCGGTGAGTGTGAAGATGTAGGAAAAAGGGAAATGCTGGTGCTGGGATCTCGCAGACTCAAtcaatga
- the LOC137827662 gene encoding LEAF RUST 10 DISEASE-RESISTANCEUS RECEPTOR-LIKE PROTEIN KINASE-like 1.1 encodes MMHSMHLLFSVPKPFSHFIFHTHFLGFVLKSLILYFSHLLLIVSADQTEKCPPSFDCGILGQIQFPFTTTQQPHCGLLAIHGCQQHDPSANKTLQLGTSTTSTSYSVLKVEPRSIIIADDEQDRYLRNKSCKAFSKNVTLPHTSPLASFGIKYNITIYRCNHSLKPSLPNYFHNYSNCSSEYGIFYGLPNTLTSTGFQRPSSLAPCSAIQLPIEGSPSDDPFQFLTSNIVVEVHLSHECERCLHGKGQCLLDTNGEFYCTRERGNLAWKFGVGIGISGIVIIVLLIIWLRKPRCVFDFFSNPNPESASIYFGVPVFTYKDLVIATKSFDPSRELGEGGFGIVYYGKLRDGREVAVKRLYEHNYRRVEQFMNEIKILTRLRNKNLVSLYGCTSRDSRELLLVYEYISNGTVASHLQHHEPGNHGYLPWLIRMKVAIETATALAYLHASDIIHRDVKTSNILLDSTYCVKVADFGLSRLFPLDVTHVSTAPQGTPGYVDPEYHRCYQLTNKSDVYSFGVVLIELISSMPAIDLNRNKDEINLADLAIRKIHKNAIAELVDPSLGFESNGDVKTQITAVAELAFRCLQQNKELRPSMDEVLEALKIIESRKDEEPSSPSSADHDEVKLLMNMKLPPSPKAVTDKWKSHSTSPNFSDQ; translated from the exons ATGATGCATTCAATGCATTTATTGTTTTCCGTTCCAAAACCTTTCTCTCATTTCATATTTCATACACATTTTCTGGGTTTTGTTTTGAAATCACTAATACTATATTTCTCTCACCTTCTGCTGATTGTTTCAGCTGATCAGACCGAAAAGTGTCCACCATCTTTTGACTGTGGAATTCTTGGCCAGATTCAGTTTCCTTTCACAACCACTCAGCAACCACACTGCGGCTTATTGGCTATACATGGCTGTCAACAACATGATCCTTCCGCTAACAAAACTCTCCAACTAGGCACCTCGACAACATCAACCTCGTACTCTGTTCTAAAGGTAGAACCTCGTAGCATAATCATCGCAGATGATGAACAAGACCGTTATTTGCGAAACAAGAGTTGCAAAGCTTTCAGCAAGAATGTTACTCTTCCTCACACCTCTCCTTTAGCTTCTTTCGGcatcaaatataatatcacTATCTACAGATGCAATCACTCCCTCAAACCCTCCCTTCCCAACTATTTTCATAATTATTCAAACTGTTCTTCTGAGTACGGCATCTTCTATGGTCTTCCAAATACACTGACTTCTACGGGTTTCCAGCGGCCCAGCTCTTTAGCACCATGTTCAGCCATTCAGCTTCCTATTGAAGGAAGTCCTTCCGACGATCCCTTTCAATTTCTAACTAGTAATATCGTTGTTGAAGTACACTTATCTCATGAATGTGAAAGGTGTCTTCATGGAAAAGGACAATGTTTACTTGACACTAATGGAGAATTCTATTGCACCAGAG AGCGTGGGAATTTGGCATGGAAGTTTGGAGTAG GTATTGGAATCTCGGGCATTGTTATTATTGTGCTACTAATTATATGGCTCCGCAAACCAAGATGTGTGTTTGATTTCTTTTCAAATCCAAACCCAGAAAGTGCGAGTATCTACTTTGGGGTTCCTGTCTTCACCTATAAGGATCTTGTAATAGCAACAAAAAGTTTTGATCCTTCAAGAGAACTAGGAGAAGGAGGTTTTGGGATTGTGTACTATG GAAAACTCCGAGATGGACGTGAAGTTGCTGTGAAGCGGCTGTATGAGCACAACTATAGGAGAGTAGAACAGTTCATGAATGAAATCAAGATCCTCACACGCTTGCGCAACAAAAACTTAGTGTCTCTCTATGGCTGCACTTCACGTGACAGCCGTGAACTACTGCTTGTTTATGAATACATTTCGAATGGAACTGTGGCCAGTCACCTCCAGCATCATGAACCAGGGAATCATGGCTATTTGCCATGGCTTATCCGAATGAAAGTGGCCATTGAGACTGCTACTGCATTGGCCTATCTCCATGCCTCTGACATCATTCACCGTGATGTCAAAACCAGCAACATTCTGCTTGACAGCACTTATTGTGTTAAAGTAGCAGATTTTGGATTGTCGAGACTGTTCCCACTTGATGTCACCCATGTTTCCACTGCTCCACAAGGCACCCCTGGCTATGTTGATCCTGAATACCACCGTTGCTACCAGCTTACCAACAAGAGTGATGTGTATAGTTTTGGGGTTGTGCTTATTGAGCTAATATCATCCATGCCAGCAATTGATCTGAACCGGAATAAGGATGAAATAAACTTGGCAGATCTAGCCATAAGGAAGATTCATAAAAATGCAATTGCTGAGCTGGTGGATCCTTCCCTTGGTTTTGAGTCAAATGGTGATGTTAAAACACAAATCACTGCAGTAGCAGAACTGGCTTTTCGATGCTTGCAACAGAACAAAGAATTGAGACCCTCCATGGATGAAGTGTTGGAGGCGCTGAAAATAATAGAAAGTCGGAAGGATGAAGAGCCATCATCACCATCTTCAGCAGATCACGATGAAGTGAAATTGTTGATGAATATGAAGTTGCCACCTTCGCCAAAGGCTGTGACAGATAAATGGAAGAGTCACTCTACAAGTCCTAATTTCAGTGATCAATAG
- the LOC137827661 gene encoding LEAF RUST 10 DISEASE-RESISTANCEUS RECEPTOR-LIKE PROTEIN KINASE-like 1.1 has product MAIVDLFCFLFFYHLVLILCAGYGYGNQGCPHFFSCGHLGYFHYPFTKAEQPDCGLLPIYDCDKPQSPTKLIQLEKNGTKFGLTGITQQDGISISDDDLHKRLENNICDTLNNDYSLPSHSPLYSIHIKYNVTLFRCKHGLKKKPPPHYFNHSCTNYGYDIYYDSHTIPDNHEAHNLFSSCSVLKLPKKDRTDTKDILSFVSAQMVVEVELSKDCDKCYKLRGGQCRLDSDQKFYCHIEPKNSRKTLKLVLGLVIGLCVILLAIVLIGCFIYRRKYILSDGQHQSRNADTDLIGPSSNANPENNRFYYGVPLFSYKELKEATYNFHHTRQLGSGGFGTVYYGKLRDGREVAIKRLYEHNCRRVEQFMNEVHILTRLRHTNLVSLYGCTSHRSRELLLVYEHVPNGTVACHLHGDFARPCSLPWNIRMKIAVETASALSYLHASDIIHRDVKTKNILLTQSFSVKVADFGLSRLFPNDVTHVSTAPMGTPGYLDPEYHQCYQLTNKSDVYSFGVVLIELISSKLAIDMSRQRDEINLSNLAIKKIQQSEFSEMVDPSLGFDSDSEVKRMMISVAELAFQCLQRDRDLRPSMDEVSKVLMRIESGKDMPEHLDEEHLSPPSLPSPDSDVNGLLRKITVQPSPKAVTDRWHSESTASNASA; this is encoded by the exons ATGGCTATCGTAGATTTGTTCTGCTTCCTCTTCTTTTATCACCTTGTACTCATCCTCTGTGCTGGTTATGGATATGGGAACCAAGGTTGCCCACACTTCTTTTCTTGTGGCCATCTTGGGTATTTCCATTACCCTTTTACCAAGGCAGAACAACCAGACTGTGGCTTGCTACCTATATATGATTGTGATAAACCTCAATCACCTACAAAATTGATCCAGCTGGAGAAAAATGGAACAAAATTTGGTCTTACAGGCATCACTCAGCAGGATGGGATTTCAATTTCGGATGACGATTTGCACAAGCGTTTGGAAAACAACATCTGTGACACTTTGAATAATGACTATAGTCTTCCATCCCATTCTCCTTTATATTCtattcatataaaatataatgtaaCACTGTTCCGATGCAAACATGGCCTGAAAAAGAAACCCCCACCACATTATTTCAATCACTCCTGCACTAACTATGGTTATGATATATATTATGACAGTCATACCATCCCTGATAATCATGAGGCTCATAACCTTTTCTCATCCTGCTCAGTTCTTAAGTTACCAAAAAAGGACAGGACTGATACCAAAGACATTCTATCGTTTGTATCTGCTCAGATGGTTGTTGAAGTAGAATTATCTAAGGATTGTGACAAGTGCTATAAGCTCAGAGGAGGCCAATGTCGTCTTGACAGCGATCAAAAGTTCTACTGTCACATAG AGCCAAAGAATAGTAGAAAAACTTTGAAGCTGGTACTTGGACTTGTAATAG GTTTATGCGTGATATTGTTAGCCATTGTGCTAATTGGATGCTTTATATATAGACGAAAATACATTCTTTCAGATGGCCAACACCAATCGAGAAACGCAGACACTGATTTAATTGGTCCCAGCTCAAATGCAAACCCCGAAAATAATAGGTTCTACTATGGAGTCCCTCTCTTCTCTTACAAGGAGCTTAAAGAAGCTACATACAATTTCCACCACACCAGACAACTTGGAAGTGGAGGCTTTGGAACCGTTTACTATG GAAAACTACGAGATGGGCGAGAAGTTGCAATCAAGCGTCTCTATGAGCACAACTGCAGGCGAGTTGAACAGTTCATGAACGAAGTTCACATCCTCACTCGCTTGCGCCACACAAATCTGGTGTCCCTCTATGGCTGCACTTCACATCGCAGTCGTGAACTACTGCTTGTGTACGAACATGTTCCAAATGGCACTGTTGCCTGCCATCTCCACGGTGATTTCGCAAGGCCATGCAGTCTTCCATGGAACATAAGAATGAAAATTGCCGTAGAGACCGCAAGTGCACTGTCTTATCTCCATGCTTCTGACATCATCCACCGTGATGTTAAAACCAAAAACATCCTCCTTACCCAAAGTTTCAGTGTTAAGGTTGCTGACTTTGGTCTTTCAAGGCTGTTCCCAAACGATGTCACGCATGTCTCCACTGCCCCAATGGGGACCCCAGGTTACCTTGACCCGGAATATCACCAATGCTACCAGCTTACAAACAAGAGTGATGTGTATAGTTTTGGGGTTGTGCTTATTGAACTGATCTCTTCTAAGCTAGCTATTGATATGAGCAGGCAGAGGGATGAGATAAACTTGTCTAACTTAGCAATAAAGAAGATTCAGCAAAGTGAATTTAGTGAGATGGTTGATCCTTCTCTTGGTTTTGATTCAGACAGTGAGGTGAAGAGGATGATGATTTCAGTGGCAGAATTGGCCTTTCAGTGTTTGCAACGGGACAGAGATTTGAGACCCTCTATGGATGAGGTTTCGAAGGTGCTGATGAGAATTGAAAGTGGGAAGGATATGCCTGAGCATCTGGATGAAGAACATTTAAGTCCACCCTCTCTACCTTCACCAGATTCGGATGTGAATGGATTATTGAGAAAGATTACGGTACAACCTTCACCTAAAGCCGTCACTGATAGATGGCACAGTGAATCCACTGCCTCTAATGCCAGTGCTTAA